A single Leptolyngbya ohadii IS1 DNA region contains:
- a CDS encoding 6-carboxytetrahydropterin synthase: MKCIINRRAEFSASHRYWLPELSDAENQERFGECARFPGHGHNYVLYVSMEGDLDEYGMVLNLSDVKHTIKQEVTSQLNFSYLNDVWTEFQQTLPTTENMARVIWQRLAPHLPIVRIQLFEHPELWADYEGNNMEAYLTISTHFSAAHRLALPHLTLEQNSEIYGKCARVNGHGHNYHLEVTVKGEIDPRTGMLADLVALQKAVDDYVVEPFDHTFLNKDIPYFAEVVPTAENIAVHIRDLLQNPIAQIGAKLHKVKLIESPNNSAEVYCVDPAENSVQVQQPALAEV, encoded by the coding sequence ATGAAGTGCATCATTAATCGGCGGGCAGAGTTCTCGGCGAGTCATCGATACTGGCTGCCTGAACTGAGCGACGCAGAAAATCAAGAGCGATTTGGCGAATGCGCCCGGTTTCCCGGACATGGGCACAACTATGTCCTCTATGTCTCGATGGAGGGCGATCTGGACGAATACGGCATGGTGCTAAACCTGTCCGACGTGAAACACACGATTAAGCAGGAAGTCACCAGTCAGCTTAATTTCTCCTATCTGAACGACGTTTGGACGGAATTTCAGCAGACCCTACCGACAACCGAAAATATGGCGCGGGTGATCTGGCAGCGACTTGCACCCCACTTGCCGATCGTCCGTATCCAGCTTTTTGAACATCCCGAACTCTGGGCAGACTACGAAGGAAACAACATGGAAGCTTATCTCACCATCAGCACCCACTTCAGCGCCGCTCACCGTCTCGCACTGCCTCATCTGACGCTCGAACAAAATTCAGAAATCTACGGCAAGTGTGCCCGCGTCAACGGACATGGACATAACTACCACCTGGAAGTCACCGTCAAGGGCGAAATTGACCCCCGTACCGGAATGCTGGCTGATCTGGTTGCCCTGCAAAAAGCGGTGGATGACTACGTGGTAGAACCCTTCGATCACACCTTCCTGAACAAAGACATTCCCTACTTTGCAGAAGTTGTGCCCACGGCAGAAAATATTGCCGTCCACATCCGCGACCTGCTGCAAAATCCGATCGCCCAAATTGGCGCAAAACTCCACAAAGTCAAGTTAATCGAAAGCCCCAATAATTCTGCTGAGGTTTACTGCGTCGATCCGGCTGAGAATTCGGTTCAGGTGCAGCAGCCTGCTTTGGCGGAGGTGTAG
- the cobS gene encoding adenosylcobinamide-GDP ribazoletransferase: MSTFRRVAAAIAFYTCLPVPQVANLPFETVSRYAPIVGLLIGLLLSSVDSGLWAIGMPGLTRSAIVVALWISITGGLHLDGAMDTADGLAVTDPERRLSVMADSRTGAFGAMTAAMIILLKTAALTDLQNPLLRWIVLPLIAGWGRWAQQIAIARYPYLKPTGKGSFHKQAIRSLKETIPCLLLLAGLSLLVGLYFPIGAGVLAIAGVALSLLVPGWFGSKLGGHTGDSYGAVVEWTEVLLLILLTLA; this comes from the coding sequence ATGTCTACTTTTCGTCGAGTTGCGGCTGCGATCGCTTTCTACACCTGCCTGCCTGTCCCTCAGGTTGCCAACCTGCCGTTTGAAACTGTTTCTCGCTATGCGCCGATCGTTGGTTTGCTGATTGGACTGCTTCTCAGCAGCGTCGATTCCGGTCTGTGGGCGATCGGGATGCCTGGGCTAACCCGCAGTGCGATCGTGGTTGCCCTCTGGATTAGCATTACGGGCGGGCTGCATCTGGATGGAGCAATGGATACTGCGGATGGCTTGGCTGTCACTGACCCCGAACGCCGGCTGAGCGTTATGGCAGATAGCCGCACCGGAGCCTTTGGCGCAATGACCGCAGCCATGATTATTCTGCTCAAAACCGCTGCCCTCACCGATCTGCAAAACCCACTCCTCCGATGGATAGTCTTACCCCTTATTGCAGGCTGGGGACGCTGGGCACAGCAAATCGCGATCGCCCGCTATCCCTACCTCAAACCCACGGGCAAAGGCTCGTTTCACAAGCAAGCCATTCGATCGCTAAAAGAGACAATTCCTTGCCTGCTGCTCCTGGCAGGACTGAGTTTGCTGGTCGGGCTATATTTTCCGATCGGGGCGGGTGTCTTGGCGATCGCTGGAGTGGCGCTTTCGCTGCTTGTGCCTGGCTGGTTTGGGTCAAAGCTGGGCGGACATACGGGAGACAGCTACGGGGCAGTCGTGGAATGGACAGAAGTGCTGCTGTTAATTTTGCTGACGCTGGCTTAG
- the tgt gene encoding tRNA guanosine(34) transglycosylase Tgt: MFLSYWRSNNVGFQYQCQANCRHTHARAGIFTTPHGIVETPRFMPVGTLANVKTLTPAQLRDTGAQMILSNTYHLHLQPGEDIVAQAGGLHQFMRWDGPILTDSGGFQVFSLSEMRSISEEGVKFRSPRDGQIINLTPEKSIQIQNALGADVIMAFDECPPYPASYEAVQASTERTARWLERCIAAHQRSDQALFGIVQGGVYTDLRQQSAKTLVQFNLPGYAIGGVSVGEPAEFIEPIVQATAPLLPENKPRYLMGVGSYREMVQSIAAGVDLFDCVIPTRLARHGSALVKGERWNLKNARYKADFTPLDAECPCYTCKNFTRAYISHLLRSQELLGYTLLSIHNITELVQFTQRIRAAILGDRFVEEFGDWLNSEASLATQS; this comes from the coding sequence TTGTTCTTAAGTTACTGGCGATCGAATAACGTGGGATTTCAGTATCAGTGTCAGGCGAACTGTCGCCACACCCATGCCCGTGCCGGAATTTTTACCACCCCTCACGGCATCGTGGAAACGCCCCGGTTTATGCCCGTGGGAACGCTGGCGAATGTCAAAACGCTCACGCCTGCCCAACTGCGGGACACTGGCGCACAGATGATTCTGTCAAACACTTATCATCTGCACCTGCAACCGGGGGAGGATATTGTGGCGCAGGCGGGGGGTCTGCATCAGTTTATGCGGTGGGATGGTCCGATTCTGACGGATTCGGGCGGATTTCAGGTCTTTAGCCTTAGCGAAATGCGATCGATCTCCGAAGAGGGGGTCAAGTTTCGATCGCCCCGTGACGGACAAATCATCAACCTCACGCCGGAAAAGTCGATCCAGATCCAGAATGCGCTGGGGGCGGACGTGATCATGGCGTTTGATGAATGTCCTCCCTATCCCGCTAGCTACGAAGCCGTGCAAGCCTCCACAGAGCGAACTGCTCGCTGGTTAGAACGCTGTATTGCGGCTCATCAGCGATCGGATCAGGCGCTTTTTGGCATTGTGCAGGGTGGGGTCTATACCGATCTACGCCAGCAGTCTGCCAAAACACTGGTTCAGTTTAATCTCCCTGGATACGCCATTGGCGGCGTTAGTGTAGGAGAACCTGCGGAATTCATTGAGCCGATCGTTCAAGCAACTGCCCCCCTCCTGCCGGAAAATAAACCTCGCTATCTAATGGGCGTTGGCTCCTACCGGGAAATGGTACAGTCGATCGCAGCGGGAGTGGACTTGTTTGACTGTGTGATTCCCACCCGATTAGCGCGACATGGCAGCGCCCTGGTGAAGGGTGAGCGATGGAACCTGAAAAACGCCCGCTATAAGGCGGACTTCACGCCTCTGGATGCGGAATGCCCTTGCTATACCTGCAAAAATTTCACCCGCGCCTACATTAGCCATCTGCTGCGATCGCAGGAACTCTTGGGCTACACCCTGCTCTCGATCCACAACATTACCGAACTGGTGCAATTCACCCAGCGGATTCGGGCGGCAATTTTGGGCGATCGATTTGTGGAGGAGTTTGGGGATTGGCTAAATTCAGAGGCATCCCTGGCGACTCAGAGTTAG
- a CDS encoding (2Fe-2S) ferredoxin domain-containing protein — MTADSPNLKIPPRPSCDSLQSCVQSLGLAQIDRHLFICADQTVPKCCDKTESLVAWDYLKRRLKELKLDQPTNERPSCVFRTKANCLRVCQKGPILVVYPDGVWYHSATPEVIERIIQEHLLQGQIVQDYAFLVHPLPSQDNCSGAIESDEG, encoded by the coding sequence ATGACTGCCGATTCCCCCAATCTGAAAATCCCGCCTCGTCCTTCCTGTGATTCGCTGCAATCCTGTGTGCAGTCCCTGGGTCTAGCGCAGATCGATCGCCACCTGTTTATCTGTGCCGATCAAACCGTACCCAAGTGCTGCGACAAGACAGAAAGCCTCGTTGCCTGGGATTATCTGAAGCGCCGCCTGAAGGAACTGAAGCTGGATCAGCCAACCAATGAGCGTCCGAGCTGCGTTTTCCGTACCAAAGCGAACTGTCTGCGGGTCTGTCAAAAAGGTCCGATTCTGGTGGTTTACCCGGATGGTGTTTGGTATCACAGCGCAACACCAGAGGTTATAGAGCGTATTATCCAGGAACATCTGCTCCAGGGGCAGATTGTGCAGGACTATGCTTTTCTGGTACACCCTTTACCAAGCCAGGACAATTGCTCAGGGGCGATCGAATCTGATGAGGGTTAG
- a CDS encoding response regulator transcription factor, which translates to MSKESSIGEHKRLLLIDDDPNLILLVKDYLEFRGYEVITAENGQEALDILEKETPDMIICDVMMPQMDGYALVEQVRKNPRTSWIPVLFLSAKGQSQDRVKGLNIGADVYMVKPFEPEELVAQVEASLKHNSRLMQRQDKGSDAAPKIQVPFDVELTPTELRVVQFVARGMANREIAEELNVSQRTIESHVSNMLGKTGLHNRTELARWAIENSMA; encoded by the coding sequence ATGAGCAAGGAAAGCAGTATTGGAGAACACAAACGGCTTCTCCTCATTGATGACGACCCGAATCTAATTCTGCTTGTAAAGGATTACCTTGAATTCCGGGGGTACGAAGTCATCACCGCAGAGAACGGTCAGGAAGCTCTGGACATCCTGGAAAAAGAAACGCCAGACATGATCATTTGCGATGTGATGATGCCGCAAATGGATGGCTATGCGCTGGTAGAACAGGTTCGCAAAAATCCTCGCACAAGCTGGATTCCGGTTTTATTCCTCTCCGCAAAGGGGCAAAGCCAGGATCGCGTGAAGGGGTTGAACATCGGTGCTGATGTCTACATGGTGAAACCGTTTGAACCTGAAGAACTGGTAGCTCAGGTAGAGGCTTCGCTGAAGCACAATTCGCGGCTGATGCAGCGGCAGGACAAGGGTTCCGATGCGGCTCCCAAGATTCAAGTGCCCTTTGATGTTGAATTAACGCCGACGGAACTGCGCGTGGTTCAATTTGTGGCGCGAGGCATGGCAAATCGCGAAATCGCCGAAGAACTAAATGTGAGTCAGCGAACGATCGAAAGCCATGTCAGCAATATGCTCGGCAAAACCGGACTCCACAACCGCACGGAGCTAGCACGCTGGGCGATCGAAAATAGCATGGCTTAG